AAAGGCCATACCGCGCGAGTCGCCTCGTCCGGGTCGAGCCGCAGCACCAGCGCGTCGCCATCGCGTTCGGCAAGGGTGAAGTCACGCCGCCGCGCGAAGCCGTGGCGCGGCAGGCCATGGCTTTCGCCGCGCCAGCGGAAGCGGTCGCGGTTCAGCGTGCCGACGATGGGGAAGAGGATCGGCGCCCGGCCGGTCCAGAAGGCAGGATCGCCGTCCCACAGCCAGTCGCGCCCGGCGGCGTCGGTCAGCCGCTGCAATTCGGCGCCGGTTTCGCAGATCTCGGCGGTCAGGCGGTCCGATCCGATGCGATGAACCGCCGCCACCGCGTCAGCCCTGCGAGGCTTCTTCGGCGGGTGCGTCCTTCAGATAGGGCTCGACCGGGCCGCTGAGCTTGATCGTCAGCGGGTTGCCCTTGCGATCGCGGGTGTTGCCGACCGAGACGCGGATCCAGCCCTCGCTGACGCAATATTCCTCGACATTGGTCTTCTCGACGCCCTTGAAGCGGATGCCGACGCCGCGCTCGAGCAGCTCGCCATTATAATGCGGGCTGTTGGGATTGATCGAAAGACGGTCGGGCATGTCGGTCATGGGATAAGGTCCGGATAAAGAGGATGCGCGCCTTTAACCCAAGCCGTCATTCCAGCGAAAGCTGGAATCTCATTGGAATGGCGAGCGCGCCTGCCGCGCGAGATTCCAGCTTTCGCTGGAATGACATAGGGGATGGGCAAGCGGCGCTCAACTCGTCGTCCATGGCGGTTTCAGGAATGCCGCCGCCAGAAAGTCGATCAGCACCTTGACCCGGGCGGGGCGCAGCGGGGTGGGCGGGGTGACGACATGCAGCGCGGCGGTCCGCCCGATCGACCAGTCGGCAAGCACCTCCTCCAGGCTTCCGGCGGCAAGGCATTTCCAGGCGAGGAAATCGGGCAGCGGGGCGATGGCGGTGCCGGCCAGCAGCGCGTCGAGGATGACGTCGCCATTGTTGGTACGGATGGGGCCCTTCACCTCGACGGTGAGGTCCCCCTCCGACCGGTGGCTGAAATACCAGCGGCCGGGTGCGCGGACATGGGTGTAGATGATCGCGGGATAGCGCGGGATATCGCGCGGATGCTCCGGCCGGCCGAGCCGGTCGAACAGGGCGGGCGCGCCGACCAGCGGCAGGCGCACCGGGAACAGCCGCCGCGCCTTGAGCGCCGAATCCTCGAGCTGGCCGATGCGCAGCGCGATATCGAACCCCTGCTCGATCAGGTCGATCCGCTCGTCCGAAAGGTGCAGGTCGATCGCCACCTCAGGATAGGCCTGGAGGAACAGCGGCAATATCGGCCGGAGATGGGCGATGCCAAACGACATCGGCGCGGCCAGCCGGACAAGGCCGCGCGGCACCGCGCCGCGTTCGGAGATCGCCTCCTCGATCGCCTCTCCTTCGGCCAGCAGGAAGCTGGCGCGCTCCTGCGCGGCCGAGCCGCTCTCGGTCAGCGACAGCTTGCGCGAACTGCGGTGGAAAAGCGGCGTTCCCAGCCGTTCCTCCAGACGCGATACCGCCTTGGACACCGTGGCCTTGGACAGGCGCAACTCGGCCGCCGCACCCGAGAAACTGCCCAACTCGGCCACCTTGGCAAAGACCGCCCAGGCTTCGAAATCGGGTAGGCGTGCCATCGGCCCTCCGGTACAAAAATGGAAACGATCAGTTTCGATCATCTCCGTTTATTTGTACCAGCACAAGCCTATCTTGCTCCCAACAGCCGCTCATGCGGCAAAGAGGAGTGCAGCAGATGATCGAAGTCCGTCCTTTTGCCTCGCTCGGCCATGCCGACCATGGCTGGCTCGACGCGAGCCATCATTTCTCCTTCGGCGGCTATCGCGATCCGAAGCGGGTCCACTGGGGCGCCCTGCGCGTCTGGAACGACGACACCATCGCCCCGCACACCGGCTTCGCCCCGCATCCGCACAACGACATGGAGATCATCACCTATGTCCGCACCGGCGCGATCAGCCATCGCGACAGCCTGGGCAATGCCGGCCGCACCGAGGCAGGCGACGTCCAGGTGATGTCGGCCGGCACCGGGATCGTCCATTCGGAGAAGAATGAGGAGGATGTTCCCACCACCCTCTTCCAGATCTGGATCATCCCCGATCGCCAGGGCGAGAAGCCCGGCTGGGGCACCCGCCCCTTCCCCAAGGGCGAGCGCGCCGGCCAGTTCGTGACCCTGGCGAGCGGGATCGCCGGCGACGAGGAAGCGCTGCCGATCCGGGCCGATGCCCGGGTGCTGGGCGCTACCCTGAAGGCCGGCGAGAGCGCGATCCATGCGATCGGCCGCGACCGCAAGGCCTATCTGGTCGCGACCCAGGGCCGGATCGAGGTCAACGGCGTCGCCGCCGAACCGCGCGATGGCGTTGCCATCGCCGACCTCGACGAAGTGACGATCACCGCCCTCGACGATGCCGAGATCGTGCTGGTCGACGTAGCGTAACCCCAACCCTTTCCCGTCATGCCGGCCATCGCTGGGGTGACGGGAAAGGACCTGTGACAAGCAACCACCCCCTTTTCGGAGCAACCATCATGTCCAAGACCCCCAGGATCCTCGTCCTCTATTATTCCACCTATGGCCATATCGAGACGATGGCCGACGCCATCGCCGACGGCGCGCGTGAGGCCGGCGCCCAGGTGGACGTCAAGCGCGTGCCGGAGACGGTGCCGCTGGAGATCGCCCAGAAGAATCATTTCAAGCTCGACCAGAAGGCGCCGGTCGCCACCGTCGCCGAGCTGGAGGATTATGACGCGATCATCGTCGGCACCGGCACCCGCTTTGGGCGCATGTCCAGCCAGATGGCGGCCTTCCTCGACGGCGCCGGGGGCCTGTGGGCTAAGGGCGCGCTGAACGGCAAGGTCGGCGCGGCCTTCACCTCCTCGGCGACCCAGCATGGCGGGCAGGAGACGACGCTCTTCTCGATCATCACCAACCTGCTGCACTTCGGCATGACCATCGTCGGCCTGCCCTACAGCTTCGCGGGCCAGATGGGTGTCGACGAGGTCAAGGGCGGCGCACCCTATGGCGCCACGACGATCGCCGACGGCGACGGATCGCGCCAGCCTTCCGCAACGGAAATCGAGGGCGCAAAATTTCAGGGGCGCCATGTGGCGGAGATCACAGCGAAGCTCGTCCGCGAATCGTAAACAAGCGTTAATTCAGGAGGAAGCGATGACCGCCGCCAGTGATGTTCGAGCCGATACCAAGACCCAGGTCCCGCCGCTCTCGGCGCTCGAATGGAAGGTCGTCAGCCTCGCGATCCGCGAGGCGGGC
The sequence above is drawn from the Rhizorhabdus dicambivorans genome and encodes:
- a CDS encoding DUF3297 family protein is translated as MTDMPDRLSINPNSPHYNGELLERGVGIRFKGVEKTNVEEYCVSEGWIRVSVGNTRDRKGNPLTIKLSGPVEPYLKDAPAEEASQG
- a CDS encoding LysR family transcriptional regulator encodes the protein MARLPDFEAWAVFAKVAELGSFSGAAAELRLSKATVSKAVSRLEERLGTPLFHRSSRKLSLTESGSAAQERASFLLAEGEAIEEAISERGAVPRGLVRLAAPMSFGIAHLRPILPLFLQAYPEVAIDLHLSDERIDLIEQGFDIALRIGQLEDSALKARRLFPVRLPLVGAPALFDRLGRPEHPRDIPRYPAIIYTHVRAPGRWYFSHRSEGDLTVEVKGPIRTNNGDVILDALLAGTAIAPLPDFLAWKCLAAGSLEEVLADWSIGRTAALHVVTPPTPLRPARVKVLIDFLAAAFLKPPWTTS
- a CDS encoding pirin family protein, translating into MIEVRPFASLGHADHGWLDASHHFSFGGYRDPKRVHWGALRVWNDDTIAPHTGFAPHPHNDMEIITYVRTGAISHRDSLGNAGRTEAGDVQVMSAGTGIVHSEKNEEDVPTTLFQIWIIPDRQGEKPGWGTRPFPKGERAGQFVTLASGIAGDEEALPIRADARVLGATLKAGESAIHAIGRDRKAYLVATQGRIEVNGVAAEPRDGVAIADLDEVTITALDDAEIVLVDVA
- the wrbA gene encoding NAD(P)H:quinone oxidoreductase translates to MSKTPRILVLYYSTYGHIETMADAIADGAREAGAQVDVKRVPETVPLEIAQKNHFKLDQKAPVATVAELEDYDAIIVGTGTRFGRMSSQMAAFLDGAGGLWAKGALNGKVGAAFTSSATQHGGQETTLFSIITNLLHFGMTIVGLPYSFAGQMGVDEVKGGAPYGATTIADGDGSRQPSATEIEGAKFQGRHVAEITAKLVRES